One Lathyrus oleraceus cultivar Zhongwan6 unplaced genomic scaffold, CAAS_Psat_ZW6_1.0 chrUn0011, whole genome shotgun sequence DNA window includes the following coding sequences:
- the LOC127112030 gene encoding uncharacterized protein LOC127112030, whose translation MTLEQLEANQVSMRTNIDSMQAKMDHLLETMLLLAQKEKDVETNAEARKVAAQFGSPSLSIPRVIDLDGNLNQPRGGPIPVPVPMVNMNPHEHSATSALHGSIMGDEDPYDAFFMPQSAKPAVGDLPDPAVERLHALEEKFKSLEVHTTPGLDVVDMCLVPGLVIPQKFKVLDFDKYKGISCPRTHLRAYCRKMAAHISND comes from the coding sequence ATGACGCTTGAACAACTTGAGGCAAACCAAGTCTCGATGAGGACCaacattgactccatgcaggcaaagatggatcACTTGCTGGAAACCATGTTACTCTTGGCCCAAAAGGAAAAAGATGTTGAGACTAACGCCGAAGCCAGGAAAGTTGCTGCCCAGTTTGGATCACCATCGCTCAGTATCCCTAGAGTGATTGACCTTGATGGTAACCTTAATCAGCCTAGAGGAGGACCGATCCCTGTTCCTGTTCCCATGGTCAACATGAACCCCCATGAGCACTCTGCTACATCTGCTCTCCATGGATCCATTatgggtgatgaagatccataTGACGCCTTCTTCATGCCACAATCAGCCAAACCTGCTGTTGGAGATCTCCCGGACCCAGCTGTTGAGAGACTCCATGCTCTAGAAGAGAAAttcaagtccttggaggttcacactactcctGGTTTGGACGTTGTTGATATGTGCCTAGTGCCAGGACTCGtgattccacaaaaattcaaggTCTTGGACTTTGATAAATACAAGGGAATCAGCTGCCCGAGAACTCACCTCAGAGCTTACTGCCGCAAAATGGCcgcccacatcagtaatgattAA